Sequence from the Terriglobia bacterium genome:
GGAGCGCTCGGTGACCTGATCGTATGCCGGAACGGTGCCATATTCCTGGAGCAAGGTTTGATAATAAGCATATATCGACTCTTGTGGGAGGCTCTCTCCTTCGGTTACCACCTCCTGCTGATCTAAAAAGCCCACCGTCAAGCCAAATTCATTCATCCATTGGGCCGGATCGATCGGCCCGGTATAGATCCCCATCCCGTGCCCTCCTATCGAGCCGAAACGAGATCTGCGCAAGTGGTTCTTCACACGCGCGGCGCGGGCGAAACGGAGGATGGAGTCCATAATCCCGGGTTCATCGGGCATCCCGTAGATGACCTTGTGAGGGATGCCGACTTCATCCAGGGAGCCGTGAGTCACTGCCAGACCGCCGATTGACCAGAGGCGTTCGTCCTCAATCAGCCGCCGGGCTCGCAACTGGTCCAGCTCGACAAGGACGCGTCCACCGCCGCCTCCAACAGCGGAAATGCTCCGCGGCAATAGGTTTTCGGTTTTGGGTATTAGGTTTTAGGCTGTGGCGGCGAACGAGATGAGCCCGTTTAGGAGGCGCCCAACCTCGGCCGATAAGCTTTGGGTACTCTCCGCTTCGCCGGCGGCAATGTACCCCAGGTGTTTTGCTATCAACAGCTGCGTGTTCACTTCAAACAGCGACCCGCGCGCATGGCAAAGGAACACGACTGTATCTTTATTCGTCAGACGCCCTTTGCCTTCCGCGATATTGCTGGGCACGGACACAGCAGCGCGTCGAATTTGCGACGTCAACCCGTACTGTTCATTCTTTGGAAAGCGCTGTGTGAGTTCATATACGGAGTACACGAGCTCCATTGCCCTTTGCCACACCTTCAGGTCCTCATAAGTGCCACTCATACCGGCCTCCTGAAATGAAAATCGGCCACTGTACTCCCGCCGCACAACCGCGCCTCACACCGAACCCTGTGGCCCAAAACCTAAAACCCAAAACCTAAGACCTAAAACCCAAAACCCAAAACCTATTCATACGCCAGCGCATCAATCGGGTCCTTCTGCGCCGCCTTGTACGACGGATACAGCGCGCCCAGGATCGCGCCCGCCATGGCGATCATGGCGGCATACCCCACCCAACTGCTCTGGATCACCACCCGCAGCGTGGGGAATTTTGCCAGGATCGCGTGGCTCACCGCGTAGCTCACTCCAATGCCCAAGGCCGTGCCCGCCATGGCCAGCAGGATGGTTTCCCGCAGCACCGTGTTCACGATGTACAGCTTCGACGCTCCCAGCGACTTCAAAATCCCGATCTCGCGCGTGCGCTCCATGATCGCCGTGTACATGGACTGGAAAATGACGATGAAACCGATCACCACCGCGACTCCAATCACCACCTCGATGAAGATTTTCAATCCCGGCAGGTTCCCGGCGGTGAACAGCGACAGGTAGTCGCGCATGGTCAGCGCTTTGTAGGTCTGCATGCCGGGAACGCTTTTGATTTCGCTCACCACCAGCGCCGCATTCTTCGGATCATCGAGCTTCAGGTAGAACACCGAGGCCTTGCCCTGCGCGCCGACCCAGGTCTGCAGTGTCTCGATGGGGAGAATTTTGCGCGCGCCCCGGCCCTGCTCCACAACGCCCGCGACCTTCACCTCGTGATTGAGTATGGAAATCGTGTCGCCGGCCGTCACGTGGTTGGCCTCGGCGAAGTAGTTGTCCACCAGCACCGTGTCAGGCCCGGTGAAGGGGCCACCGGAAAGGTAATGGAACGGGCCGCCCAACGCCTCGAAGCTCTGCAGATCAATCCCGTAGATCACCTCGACGGTTCCCGACGTGCTCATCTGCATCACCACCGGGCTCACCGCGGCGACGTGCGGCAGCTTGGCAATCACTCCCGCAACCTTCACCGACACCGGCGCTCCCGTCACTCCGGCCAGGAACGACGACCCCGGCGGCTGCACGATCACGTCCGCCCCAATTCCCGCCTGCCGCTCCCTGGCGTCGTTCAGCATGCCGATGGACAGCCCGACGATCACCAGGATCAGGGTGACCTCCACCGCGATCGCGACCACGCTGATCAGCGTCCGGATCGGCCGGTGCACCAGGTTGGCAAACACCAATCGGTTCATTCAGTATGTCCCCGATTGATTGTATCGGATGCCCTCAACCCATCGTCATGTTCCCCGTCGTCGCTATTCAGGAGAAAAAAACTAGAGAGACAACCAACCGGAGGAGAGAGGAAACTTCAAAGCGGAAAAAGAACCTGGAACCCTGCCGAAACCAGCTAACCGCTAATTGCTAAAGGCTAAAAGCTACGTGGGGGCCGGGTCTTCCCCGAAAGAGGTGAGGGCAAACTCCTCGTTTGCCGTCTTCGGCGCTCCGGCCCCACGATCTTCTAGCGACAAATTACGCCCGCCCGCGCGCCTGTCAATGCAATACGGCTCCTTTGGGATGCCTTGATCTGCCGCTCGATTCCCATCCTGGTGCCATGCCTCCGGCGGAACTGGCCCCGGAGGTGGTTGCGGGCCGGATTCGTTGACGTTCCTCCCTGATTCCGCTATAGTCTATGGTTTGCAACTCTGCAGTTGCCCGCCTAGGGAATCCTCTGTGTTTCGGAGGATAGTCCAGCGGTCTTCTTTGCGTTTTTTTTCTGGGAGATATCCGATGTCTACCTATTTCCCCAAGCAGGGGGAAATTGCGCGCAAATGGTACGTCGTGGATGCGGCGGGGCAGACCCTCGGCCGCCTGGCGACGCGGGTCGCCAGCATCCTCGCCGGCAAGGAAAACCCGCGCTATACGCCGTTCATTGACACCGGCGATCACGTCGTCGTCATCAACGCCGACAAGATTCGCCTGACCGGCATGAAGAGCGAGTCCAAGGTCTATCGCCACTACACCGGATATCCGGGCGGCCTCCGCGAAGAGGATTTTCGCAAGCGCTT
This genomic interval carries:
- a CDS encoding four helix bundle protein → MSGTYEDLKVWQRAMELVYSVYELTQRFPKNEQYGLTSQIRRAAVSVPSNIAEGKGRLTNKDTVVFLCHARGSLFEVNTQLLIAKHLGYIAAGEAESTQSLSAEVGRLLNGLISFAATA
- a CDS encoding ABC transporter permease is translated as MNRLVFANLVHRPIRTLISVVAIAVEVTLILVIVGLSIGMLNDARERQAGIGADVIVQPPGSSFLAGVTGAPVSVKVAGVIAKLPHVAAVSPVVMQMSTSGTVEVIYGIDLQSFEALGGPFHYLSGGPFTGPDTVLVDNYFAEANHVTAGDTISILNHEVKVAGVVEQGRGARKILPIETLQTWVGAQGKASVFYLKLDDPKNAALVVSEIKSVPGMQTYKALTMRDYLSLFTAGNLPGLKIFIEVVIGVAVVIGFIVIFQSMYTAIMERTREIGILKSLGASKLYIVNTVLRETILLAMAGTALGIGVSYAVSHAILAKFPTLRVVIQSSWVGYAAMIAMAGAILGALYPSYKAAQKDPIDALAYE
- the rplM gene encoding 50S ribosomal protein L13; translation: MSTYFPKQGEIARKWYVVDAAGQTLGRLATRVASILAGKENPRYTPFIDTGDHVVVINADKIRLTGMKSESKVYRHYTGYPGGLREEDFRKRFARKPELVVQEAVEGMLPKTKMGRSMAKKLKVYRGDKHPHQAQKPEGLSLAKQA